A single window of Solenopsis invicta isolate M01_SB chromosome 3, UNIL_Sinv_3.0, whole genome shotgun sequence DNA harbors:
- the LOC105204634 gene encoding general transcription and DNA repair factor IIH helicase subunit XPD isoform X5, translated as MKISVDGLIVYFPYDYIYPEQYAYMLELKRGLDAKGHCLLEMPSGTGKTITLLSLIVAYMLEHPLDVTKLIYCSRTVPEIEKVIEELKKLIDYYETEIKSKPKIVGLVLSSRKNMCIHPEVSREREGKIVDGRCHSLTASYVRERHNCDESTPICNFYEGFDMEGKEQIIPAGIYSIDDLKEYGKERGWCPYFLARFTILHAQIVVYSYHYLLDPKIAETVSKELSKSSVVIFDEAHNIDNVCIDSMSVKINRRTMEKSSTNIQLLEKTVADMREVDVNKLKEEYERLVEGLKDAQFQRETDVILANPILPNEILEEVVPGNIRNAEHFVSFLKRFVEYLKTRLRVQHVVQESPAAFLRDIQAKVAIERKPLRFCAQRLASLLRTMEITDLTDFSPIILVTHLATLVSTYTQGFTIIVEPFDDKTPTVLNPILHFSCLDSSIAIKPIFDRFQSVIITSGTLSPLDMYPKILNFHPVIMSSFTMTLARPCLLPMIVAKGNDQVAISSKYETREDVAVIRNYGQLLVEFAATVPDGLVCFFTSYLYMESVVAAWYDQGVVDQLQRHKLLFIETQDSAETSLALINYIKACENGRGAVLLSVARGKVSEGVDFDHHLGRAVLMFGIPYVYTQSRILKARLEYLRDQFQIRENDFLTFDAMRHAAQCVGRAIRGKTDYGIMVFADKRFSRIDKRSKLPKWIQEHLNDSLCNLSTEEAIQISKRWLRQMAQPFTRENQLGLSLLTREQLEKEETAKIEQKAQQN; from the exons ATGAA GATAAGCGTTGATGGATTGATTGTATATTTCCCGTATGATTATATTTACCCTGAACAATATGCATATATGCTCGAACTCAAGCGAGGCCTGGATGCCAAG GGACATTGTCTGTTGGAGATGCCTTCGGGCACTGGCAAAACAATAACTTTATTGTCACTTATTGTGGCATATATGCTGGAGCATCCGTTGGATGTAACAAAGTTGATTTATTGTTCCCGGACAGTGCCAGAAATAGAGAAAGTTATAGAGGAGTTGAAGAAACTTATAGACTATTATGAAACAGAAATTAAAAGCAAACCAAAAATTGTTGGTTTAGTTCTTAGTTCGCGTAAGAACATGTGCATTCATCCTGAG GTTAGTAGAGAGCGAGAAGGTAAAATTGTAGATGGCCGTTGTCACTCTCTCACAGCGTCATATGTACGAGAGAGACATAATTGCGACGAATCTACtccaatttgtaatttttatgaagGATTTGATATGGAGGGCAAAGAACAAATTATTCCTGCTGGTATTTACTCCATCGACGATTTAAAAGAATATGGAAAAGAACGTGGTTGGTGTCCATATTTCCTCGCGAGATTTACG ATTCTTCATGCACAGATTGTAGTGTAcagttatcattatttattagatcCAAAAATTGCTGAGACTGTATCCAAAGAATTAAGCAAGAGTTCAGTAGTTATTTTTGACGAGGCTCATAACAttg ataatgTCTGCATCGATTCCATGAGTGTAAAGATCAATAGAAGGACAATGGAGAAAAGTTCAACCAACATACAGCTTTTAGAAAAAACCGTGGCTGA TATGAGAGAAGTTGATGTAAATAAATTGAAGGAAGAGTACGAGAGATTGGTTGAGGGACTAAAGGATGCTCAATTTCAGAGAGAAACTGATGTTATCTTAGCCAACCCTATTTTACCGAATGAAATACTTGAAG AAGTTGTTCCGGGTAACATAAGAAATGCCGAGCATTTCGTCAGCTTCTTGAAACGATTCGTCGAATATTTGAAGACTCGCTTGCGCGTTCAACACGTCGTGCAAGAGTCGCCCGCGGCGTTTTTAAGGGATATTCAAGCAAAGGTTGCTATCGAACGGAAACCATTACGATTTTGTGCGCAAAGATTAGCGTCCCTCTTGCGCACTATGGAGATAACAGATCTAACGGATTTCTCCCCGATTATTTTGGTGACGCATCTTGCGACATTGGTCTCCACGTACACGCAAGGTTTCACAATTATAGTGGAACCATTCGACGACAAAACGCCCACAGTATTGAAtccaattttacattttagctGTCTAGATTCTTCCATTGCTATCAAGCCCATATTCGATAGATTTCAGTCCGTGATAATTACTTCTGGGACATTGTCTCCGTTGGATATGTATcccaaaattttaaactttcatCCGGTCATAATGTCGTCATTTACAATGACACTGGCTAGACCATGTCTTTTACCTATG ATCGTTGCCAAAGGTAACGATCAAGTTGCTATTTCGTCGAAATACGAGACACGAGAGGATGTAGCTGTTATAAGAAATTATGGTCAATTGTTGGTTGAATTCGCTGCGACAGTACCCGACGGTTTAGTCTGCTTTTTTACGTCATATCTATACATGGAATCTGTAGTGGCCGCTTG GTACGATCAAGGAGTTGTGGATCAACTTCAGAGGCATAAATTATTGTTCATTGAAACTCAAGATTCAGCGGAAACCAGTTTAGCTCTGATCAATTATATAAAGGCTTGTGAGAATGGTAGGGGAGCCGTGCTGCTTTCGGTGGCTCGCGGAAAGGTATCCGAAGGTGTCGATTTCGATCATCATTTGGGCAGAGCCGTGCTAATGTTTGGCATACCTTACGTGTATACGCAGTCACGTATCTTGAAAGCGCGTTTAGAATATCTTAGAGATCAGTTTCAG ATCCGAGAGAACGATTTTTTAACTTTCGACGCCATGAGACATGCCGCACAGTGCGTAGGACGTGCAATCAGAGGAAAAACTGATTACGGTATCATGGTATTTGCGGATAAG AGATTTTCAAGAATAGACAAGCGAAGCAAATTACCGAAATGGATACAGGAACATTTGAATGATAGCTTATGCAATTTATCAACCGAAGAAGCTATACAG ATCAGTAAAAGATGGTTACGACAAATGGCACAGCCATTTACGCGTGAGAATCAGCTTGGATTGTCATTATTGACGAGAGAACAACTTGAAAAAGAAGAGACTGCCAAGATTGAACAAAAGGCTCAGCAGAATTGA